One window of the Lemur catta isolate mLemCat1 chromosome 6, mLemCat1.pri, whole genome shotgun sequence genome contains the following:
- the LOC123640664 gene encoding uncharacterized protein LOC123640664, translating to MALAEVVVCAVGRVVTLPAVEITAQATALLVLVMLSAAEDNGWESPLFSGARGPGDSPEPRRRVSPAASETVSFTFSWKKELRGEGWTAMHFNAWERAKPLDSLS from the coding sequence ATGGCCCTGGCTGAGGTAGTAGTTTGTGCTGTTGGTCGGGTTGTGACATTGCCCGCTGTGGAGATAACTGCGCAAGCTACTGCCTTGCTAGTGCTGGTGATGCTCAGCGCCGCGGAGGACAATGGCTGGGAATCCCCTTTGTTTTCCGGGGCGCGGGGGCCCGGGGACAGCCCGGAGCCCCGGCGCCGGGTCAGCCCGGCCGCCTCGGAAACCGTTAGTTTTACGTTTTCCTGGAAGAAGGAATTGCGGGGAGAGGGGTGGACCGCGATGCATTTTAACGCTTGGGAAAGAGCTAAGCCATTGGATTCGCTCTCTTGA
- the LOC123640535 gene encoding putative uncharacterized protein encoded by LINC01465, whose translation PEGARPLGRLKAARGGKSAMRRHRKLDGPREAASSAPALRPPGAPDSPRGCAARAPPRPQPEAGAGRRPGQAPAPRPHPPPSPLSARANAGVHSARAATGAGTARKKPRQSRAVPRPPIPQHPSGESRTALQEANRVNKNPGKLKPAGRQAGWRRRRLGARGHTTRLALRCSSASGRTIEIT comes from the coding sequence CCCGAGGGGGCTCGTCCCCTGGGCCGCTTAAAGGCAGCAAGGGGCGGCAAGAGCGCAATGAGACGCCATCGGAAGCTGGACGGACCCCGAGAGGCAGCGAGCAGCGCTCCCGCGCTTCGCCCGCCAGGAGCTCCGGACTCGCCTCGGGGCTGCGCTGCCCGCGCCCCTCCTCGCCCGCAGCCCGAGGCGGGGGCTGGGCGGCGGCCGGGCCAGGCCCCCGCCCCGCGGCCGCACCCGCCGCCCAGCCCGCTATCCGCGCGGGCGAACGCCGGGGTGCATTCCGCAAGGGCGGCCACCGGCGCCGGCACCGCGAGGAAGAAACCAAGGCAGAGCCGGGCAGTCCCCAGGCCACCCATTCCCCAGCATCCTTCAGGGGAATCCCGTACAGCTCTGCAGGAGGCGAACAGAGTAAACAAAAACCCTGGAAAACTGAAACCGGCCGGGCGGCAGGCTGGGTGGCGACGGCGGCGCCTCGGCGCGCGCGGACACACGACCCGTCTCGCGCTCCGCTGCTCCAGTGCGTCCGGGCGAACCATAGAGATCACTTAA